Proteins encoded together in one Micromonospora kangleipakensis window:
- the ygiD gene encoding 4,5-DOPA dioxygenase extradiol: protein MSSQTTETVMPAAFFGHGNPMNALEVNRYTTAWRDFGRAVPRPRAILVVSAHWYIGATAVTAMPRPRTIHDFYGFPRQLFDLEYPAPGLPELAEEISDAVHPTWVGADVDSWGIDHGTWSVLTHAFPDADVPVVQLSINAFKGLDYHLDLGARLAPLRKRGVLVVASGNVVHNLGGVDPRLTDEGFDWARRFDDAAREVLLGAPTEAARLDGHRDYDLAVPTPDHFIPLLYLAGLADTAAGRPEVLVDGYAYGSLSMTAYTLGLSCRPAAPATGAPSLPADVPADSANI from the coding sequence ATGAGCAGCCAGACGACGGAGACGGTGATGCCCGCGGCCTTCTTCGGCCACGGCAACCCGATGAACGCCCTCGAGGTCAACCGGTACACCACCGCGTGGCGGGACTTCGGGCGGGCGGTGCCGCGACCCCGGGCGATCCTGGTCGTCTCCGCGCACTGGTACATCGGCGCCACCGCCGTCACGGCCATGCCGCGACCCCGCACCATCCACGACTTCTACGGCTTCCCGCGGCAACTGTTCGACCTGGAGTACCCGGCGCCGGGGCTGCCCGAGCTGGCCGAGGAGATCAGCGACGCCGTGCACCCCACCTGGGTCGGCGCCGACGTGGACTCCTGGGGCATCGACCACGGCACCTGGTCGGTGCTGACGCACGCCTTCCCCGACGCGGACGTCCCGGTGGTGCAGTTGAGCATCAACGCGTTCAAGGGGCTGGACTACCACCTGGACCTGGGGGCCCGGCTCGCGCCGCTGCGGAAGCGCGGGGTGCTGGTCGTGGCCAGCGGCAACGTGGTGCACAACCTTGGCGGGGTGGACCCGCGGCTGACCGACGAGGGCTTCGACTGGGCGCGGCGCTTCGACGACGCGGCCCGGGAGGTCCTGCTCGGCGCGCCGACCGAGGCGGCCCGGCTGGACGGCCACCGCGACTACGACCTGGCCGTCCCGACGCCGGACCACTTCATCCCGCTGCTGTACCTGGCGGGGCTGGCCGACACCGCCGCGGGCCGCCCGGAGGTGCTGGTCGACGGGTACGCGTACGGATCGCTCTCGATGACCGCGTACACCCTGGGGCTCAGCTGCCGGCCGGCGGCGCCGGCGACCGGCGCGCCCTCGCTGCCGGCCGACGTGCCGGCGGACTCGGCGAACATCTGA
- a CDS encoding TcmI family type II polyketide cyclase, whose product MVFRNVIVCHMVPGSENIVGDVFGYYDKTTRPQDLGVIGRILLSHEDLYIHVIEREQDPKVSGQTRGLPAFQQIAEAIGPYVTPYPRYWKNPSDSVAKEFYRWVSDGEAPAETTLIVIVGRIKPGAEPDVARIFAESDAGSLPVQLGITGRWLYSIDDVYVHLLEQEASKAEAARDNHDKKPAFAKIMAELSPFISPYNPEAGRGPAREFYRWRADS is encoded by the coding sequence ATGGTCTTCCGAAACGTGATCGTCTGTCACATGGTTCCGGGCAGTGAGAACATCGTCGGGGATGTCTTCGGCTACTACGACAAGACGACCCGGCCGCAGGACCTCGGGGTGATCGGGCGGATCCTGCTCTCCCATGAGGACCTCTACATCCACGTCATCGAGCGCGAGCAGGACCCCAAGGTGTCGGGCCAGACCCGTGGGCTGCCCGCGTTCCAGCAGATCGCCGAGGCCATCGGCCCGTACGTGACGCCGTACCCGAGGTACTGGAAGAACCCCTCCGACTCCGTCGCGAAGGAGTTCTACCGGTGGGTGTCGGACGGTGAGGCGCCGGCGGAGACGACGCTGATCGTGATCGTCGGTCGGATCAAGCCCGGCGCCGAGCCCGACGTCGCGCGAATCTTCGCCGAGTCCGACGCCGGGTCGCTGCCGGTCCAGCTGGGCATCACCGGGCGCTGGCTGTACTCGATCGACGACGTCTACGTCCACCTCCTGGAGCAGGAGGCGTCGAAGGCCGAGGCCGCTCGGGACAACCACGACAAGAAGCCGGCCTTCGCCAAGATCATGGCGGAGCTCAGCCCGTTCATCAGCCCGTACAACCCGGAGGCCGGGCGCGGACCGGCCCGGGAGTTCTACCGCTGGCGCGCCGACAGCTGA
- a CDS encoding cytochrome P450 family protein, with product MTDDAVPASELYTDEFAADPYPAFAQLRADKPVCPVSSPRFDSYLITRFDDAKAALTDPRLSKDLYGPDQHYLRIFGPNSEGLNKNMLNSDPPEHTRLRRIVSQAFAPRRIEALRPRVAQIVDDLLDKIVPQGQSELMHDFAIPLPMRVISELLGIPEADHDRVLDWTQVIRTSGSSGRSPQEDRAAVQEAQLRLHHYFADLVQAKRAHPADDMISALIEACDHDGKLSEPELVTTSFLLLFAGHQTTADFIGNATVALLTNPDQLELLRASPELLPSAIEELLRFDGPLPVASPRIATEDVEYQGVSIPRGAIVGVVINSANHDPAHFADPDRLDLCRERGPHIGFGHGVHYCLGVSLARMEAQIGIGALLRRLPELRLGVPVAELRRLPAASPFRGLLELPVRFTA from the coding sequence ATGACCGACGATGCCGTACCCGCGTCGGAGCTCTACACCGACGAGTTCGCCGCCGACCCCTACCCCGCCTTCGCGCAGCTGCGGGCCGACAAGCCCGTCTGCCCGGTCAGCTCGCCGCGCTTCGACTCGTACCTGATCACCCGCTTCGACGACGCCAAGGCGGCGCTGACCGACCCCCGGCTCTCCAAGGATCTGTACGGCCCCGACCAGCACTACCTCCGGATCTTCGGGCCGAACTCCGAGGGGTTGAACAAGAACATGCTCAACTCGGACCCACCGGAGCACACCAGGCTGCGCCGGATCGTGTCGCAGGCGTTCGCGCCGCGCCGCATCGAGGCGCTGCGACCCCGGGTGGCGCAGATCGTGGACGACCTGCTCGACAAGATTGTCCCGCAGGGCCAGTCCGAGCTGATGCACGACTTCGCGATCCCGCTGCCGATGAGGGTGATCAGCGAACTGCTCGGGATACCGGAGGCCGACCACGACCGGGTCCTGGACTGGACCCAGGTGATCAGGACGTCCGGGTCGTCCGGCCGTAGTCCCCAGGAGGACCGGGCGGCCGTGCAGGAGGCCCAGCTGCGGCTGCACCACTACTTCGCCGACCTGGTGCAGGCCAAGCGCGCACACCCCGCCGACGACATGATCAGTGCGCTGATCGAGGCCTGCGACCACGACGGGAAGCTCTCCGAACCGGAGCTCGTCACCACCTCGTTCCTGTTGCTGTTCGCCGGGCACCAGACCACCGCGGACTTCATCGGCAACGCGACGGTGGCCCTGCTGACCAATCCCGACCAGCTCGAACTGCTCCGCGCCTCGCCGGAGCTCCTGCCCTCGGCGATCGAGGAGCTCCTCCGGTTCGACGGCCCGTTGCCGGTGGCCAGCCCCAGGATCGCCACCGAGGACGTCGAGTACCAGGGCGTCAGCATCCCGCGCGGCGCCATCGTCGGCGTGGTGATCAATTCGGCGAACCACGACCCGGCGCACTTCGCCGACCCGGACCGGCTGGACCTCTGCCGCGAGCGCGGCCCGCACATCGGCTTCGGTCACGGCGTCCACTACTGCCTGGGGGTCTCGCTGGCCCGGATGGAGGCGCAGATCGGCATCGGGGCGCTGCTGCGCCGGCTACCGGAGCTGCGGCTCGGGGTGCCGGTCGCCGAGCTGCGCCGGCTACCGGCGGCGTCGCCGTTCCGTGGCCTGCTGGAGCTTCCGGTCCGGTTCACCGCCTGA
- a CDS encoding putative quinol monooxygenase, translated as MTTVRTVLAMRTREGCEERFEAEWRSAAEEIRTLDGCLHQDLVRDADDPRSYLIISDWADRERLDAFGRSEQRDRLLRMIRELRESAYRHTYQVLHSVRSEPEELR; from the coding sequence ATGACGACCGTACGGACCGTGCTCGCGATGCGTACCAGGGAGGGCTGCGAGGAACGGTTCGAGGCGGAGTGGCGCTCGGCGGCTGAGGAGATCCGCACGCTGGACGGCTGCCTGCACCAGGACCTGGTCCGCGACGCCGACGACCCGCGCAGCTACCTGATCATCAGCGACTGGGCGGACCGCGAACGGCTGGACGCCTTCGGCCGCAGCGAGCAACGCGACCGGCTGCTGCGCATGATCCGCGAGCTTCGCGAATCCGCGTACCGGCACACCTACCAGGTTCTGCACAGCGTGCGGAGCGAGCCGGAGGAGTTGCGATGA